One Arachis hypogaea cultivar Tifrunner chromosome 18, arahy.Tifrunner.gnm2.J5K5, whole genome shotgun sequence genomic window, AATTTAACTTCATATCTTATAAAACAACCGAGGACTTCTAGCAAATAAACTACATCATACATTTACTTACCAAAAAGCTACACTGCCAACCATGCCTAGAGAAGAAATGAGTGAATTCCAACTAAATTATCTTCCATTACCGGTTATTCCGGATGAACTGCTTCAAGAAATTTTTTTGCGAAGTAGTGCCAAAGTAGTAGGAAGATGTATGTGCTTGAATAAATTCTGACTCCAACGCCTAAGCCAACCGAACACATGCTTAGAGCACATGCGAAGACAAGTTGTGTTAGATCAACATGTTTTGTTTTATGTTGGATATTCAATACTCTTAATGGGTTCAGATTCACTAGTCATAGTGGATGCTGTTTCGGGAGAACCTATTAATGTTTAGCAACCTTTCGGAGTTGGCTCTTTTGGGTGGTTTCGTATCGTCAGAACGTCAAATGGGAACATATGTGTCAAGTTCTCCTGGGACCAAAACGACACAAGACTTTTAGTATGGAATCCAACAACAAGACATTCTAGAAAAATTTTGGACACCCACATGGAGCACGGTAGATCATATTTCTCTATTTATGGTTTTGGTTATGTCCCAAATTTAGATGCTTACAACATCATACATATGTGCAAAAGAGATATTTCTGATCCCTACATTTTTTTCTCTAGATATTGTTCAATGTGATCTTCATGGTTTCACTGTGTTAATTGTCTGCCTGGTGTTGAAAAAATTGACCCtaactctgtttttcaaaatgGTCATTCATACTGGATAACTGGTATAGGAGATAGTTATGCTACTCCAAAGTCTTTTAAGTTACAGTCTCAAATATGAATCTTTTAGTGAGGtctctattccagtaggagcatTATATAGCAATCACAGTTTACTGGTCCACAAGGACAAACTTGCACTCCTCGCTCATACACAAAATAAATTTGGTTATGTCGCATTAATTTGACGCTTGAATGAAGACGTTCGTGAAAACAAAATATTCGAGCAATACTACAGGTTTGGAAGTCGAACCATAAGAGAAAATCTATTACTATTCGTGGATCATAATCTAATTCTGTTAGTTAACAATTCAAAGGAAAGAGATTTACTCCTGAATTCCAGGTACAGAGAGCTTATGTTGACAGAATATGACATTGAACATGGCACTAGGAATCTATTAGTAAGGAGAGAATGGCCTACCCTAGAAACACCACACCCTATAACAGTTAGGTCTACGCTCAAGTATTTTGAAGGGATGTTTCCAGTGTAGAAATTAGACACAATTAAATCATTCAGATTTAATCGATTATAGAACTTTCCTATGAACATCTATAACTAGTCTTCTGATTAGACATCTATATGGTTGTTTTTTGGatatctttttactttttcttgtaaTAATTTATGCTATTCGTTAAGctcttttttttaatgttttaaatcaatttgttgaattgagtttaaaatatgtcacttttttttgtttttcattggtTTAAACTCCTTTTAACTAAAAGTTTTGTTTATGTACCAAAttgtttttatctaattttatgtCTCGTGTAGTGTTCTTCAACTAAAAGTGATTTATAATAGTGTTATCCTAACCACCTTACTATAAAGATTACGAAACTTATATCAACTTAACGCAGTCATATTTGTTATCAAACTCAACTTTGGCACAAACATTTTACGAAAATAATCTACTAAAAACTGTTATTCAATCAGAAATTTAAAAGGGTAAAGAACTACAATTATCAGACATATCCATAAACGGATAAAAAAATTACCTGAATCAAAGGTGAAATTGCCTCCAAGGGTTAGGAGAATCATATAGCACATGCTTGGGCTTAAATTTCCAGATGAAGTACAGCTTCCTCATATTCGAGCCACTAGATGAAGAAACTTGTCATGAAGATTTTTTTTTGGCACTGGCCCACTTTACTTGTACAGTGACCTGCACTataaaaatgaatattttttacgGGTTAGTTCACAGAGCACAAATCCAAGCACAACATACacatattattttcttaattaaactAATACTGGGGGAAAATTAGGGAATACCAATTCCTCTCCTATCCTACACCTTTGTTCCAAACAAGAGATCAATGGGGATGACAATGAATACACACGGTCGAAATAATTTAGCTTAGTATGCAACAAAATTCGACCTTTACCTTAGTATGCAacaaattttgacaaaaaatgaCAACATATAAACAGGCTTTTAACTAACTACTTGAAATAAGTAAAAACTGAACTTACATGATGGCCACAGGTCTCATGCCAACCATTCTAGGAACCACAACTGTGTTAGAGGATAACCCAACCTAACCTTTATATAGTCAGGCCTGCAATAACCCACACATTATTGAATATTACTAGATCGGAATGAAAAATCATTTTTGTGAAGTTTGGCGATGAACTAGAGTAATAAAGACCCTATTCAGGTGTCAATTATCTATTGTGGTGGGTAGATAATTACTGTCAGGGGAGTCACATGAAAATCTGtaaattttgtcaaattttatgcCTGCGACTCTTACAGACTTGCCAAACATTGAATTATAAGATGATTGCATCGTTAAGCTTTCATGTCaggagaaaaaaatttattatttctggTATTTGGACAAGTTACTCCAAGATAATAGCAATTTTATCCAACATTAATTTATGGACGAACTAGTATAACTAACTCACAAGTCATAATCACAGACCATATCATATACATGGATCTATATGTTGAATAAGAATACGTCAGTATATACATAATCAAATTCTAATACTGAACTTTCGTCAATGAAAGTTTATTTCAGGAAACCGCATCaccagtttttttttcttttcatttctcttAGTTTTGCATTTACATTATAGAAGAAAAAATCACAGACTGTCATAGATAAATAATTTGTCTCGAACTATCTCCAAACAAAGAATCATCAATGATCTTTCGTCACCCTGCAGCAATTTAATAACAATGTCATAGTGTAGTTTTCAACAAACACACCAAACATGGAAATTAATTTTAAGTTACTAAACCTTTTAGAGGTGCTTATGGTTCTGGTTTTCTTCTTATCATCCGACTTTGTTGATGAAGCCTCATTCTCTCTTGTAGCTGCTTCTCTCTTCATTCTCTTCAACTCTACTTCCATGGCGTTTGTCAGTCCATCAACTTTCTTTGCAAGCATCtgaaaaaaaatatcttaaaacttTAGTTCAATTTCAAAAGAATGATTATGTGACAAGGCATTAACTAATGGCTATCAGCATTATCTTAATTTCTTCATCTTTGGCTTGCAAATTACTGTCTTCAACTTCACAAGACTTCCTCAGATTCACGACTTCTTTTTGAAACTTATCATACACAAAACATGAGACCACATGTTCACTGCAAAATCATTTGGTATCTTGCTTTTGGAATCTTCATCTACCACAACAGTGTTTCTAATTTCTGCTACTTCGTATTCATTACTAAACCAGTTCAACTTCATGTCGGTGTTCACATGTGTCTCGTTCTCCTTTTCACCACCATTAACAGCTTTGCTTCGCGATGCCCATATCCCTGTTACAACATTTTCAGCAGCACAACGTCTCTTTCTTGCGGGGCTCCCCTGTTTTAACATCCAAGCAGCATTGTCTTTGAACATTTTTTCGTATTTGGCTGCTGAAACAAATAGCTTCCAACAGCAGATCCCCTATGTTGTGATGTGGATCTCTTTCTCAGTCCACTACTGGTAGTTAGGCAACCTAGGATGTTAGATTTTACTTCTTTAGAAGGATTATAAAACGCATTCAAATTGGTTGCGTTATTTGAGAATTGCTTTAAGCCATCTTTACAACAGTTATTGCTTCTTCTGTTCTCTAGGTTTACTATTCTTTCCTCTAGATCAGCCATCATGTTCTCCAGTTCTTTTTTCCCCAAATGTTCTACAACATCATTTGGCTGAGTGTCACCCAATGCCCTTGTTGGCGCCACGCAACCAAGTCTTACAATGTGCTCATCAACCCACACAAAGAATTTGCAATATGTTTGTTTTACCTAAATCGATTCGAACACAATGAAAATGTGTTGGTACAAAACACTCATATTCATTCTAATCCACATATATCGCTATAATTAATCCCTAAACTCAATCTCAAAAATCCTTTCTAATTTTAAACTAGTTTTGATATCAGATCAGGTTCGATGTCAAatcatttcaaaatcaatttatttctctaATTCGATTTATTTCCAATAAATCAACTTATTTATAAATCTCAatgatttttcaaaatcaaccagcTCCAacattaaatcatttataaaatcaacctAATTCAACATCAAACAGGTTACGAAATCCGATCATTTTCATATCCAATTCTCAGGCCATTCCCAACAATTCAAAATCACATCCACAAAAACTCAACAAAATCCAGAGTTTAAACCACAAATCCAATAAATCACAATTTAAACCAATTTTAGCATAAACTTAGTATGCATACATGAAGAATTGCGAGCTTACCTTTAATAATGGGCATCCAAAAAATTGCCTATTCGGGTTCGTGTTTGTCTTCGACATGTAAAAGATGGCATATTTTTCGCAGAAGCATTTTGGGGCCACACCATCTTTTACATCCCCAGGTTACAGCGAACATGAGTTTGCATATCTAACTATGAGTTCGTGTCGTCCGCCGTCTCTACCTCTGCTTCGTCTCGTACTTGAGGAGCATGCATCACTGGCCATCAATCTAATTAACACCACCATGAACAACTATAATCAACTACTGGATTCGAAATTGAAATAGTCTTCTTCCACGAACAGTGTTTACAGAAAGTGAgtaacataacaaaaaaaataaaaaaattggaagagaaattcaaaaaaatacCCAACTAGTGATGGATCCAAGATAGCCCTAACAGAAAAATCGACAACACAGGTTGTGGTTGTTCGCTGGAACAACCAACGATGTCTAACGCAGTTCAATCCTTtgagctgcctcaactacaatcTATGGTTTGTCGGAATAACTTAACCCAGCCGGTGAGACACAGAAGAATACCAACGCATGAactagaagaagaagcagtaggcTTTACAAGGGTATTTCGAAAGGGTTTTGCTGTGGGTCGTCGGATCCTAGCCGGGGAGGGGATAAATTAGGGTCTTCGAGGAATTAACCactgtttttattattttgaaacattttgtaaaaattaattatttgcaAAATGCACCCATTCATATTGGAGTACATATACATTAAGGGTGGTATAATGCAAATAACATAAAATACAATGCAGTATGAAAACTTTTAATAAATCcattaataaatttttgaaaattttacttGATCAACGGCCGTAATGGTGACACCTAATCAAGGGTAAACAACCCTCACAATTCTATAAGGTTTGGAAGAAATCACCATTATAAAATCATATTTGCAATTAGATAAATGCAAGACAAAGAATTGCCAAATGTTGCACATTTAATAGAATTTTTATAACTTGGACAGCAAATTCGAATTAGATTGGATACAATGTTATGAAGCATTATTGGAACTGTCATTAGAACTTCCCAAGCATGTAGTTTCTTGGATTTGCTATTTTATATGCTAATAATTATTTGAGTAAATATCTAAAttgatctttaaaaaattttagataaaaatttttattatttaatatattttattcattaaaaattttaaaaattatttttgttagacaAATTGATctctttgttatttttaatatgcttgttaaataaataaatctctaacaaattttattataagataatttgataaaaatataactataaaataattttgaaaacaaaatgacGAAGAATGAATTTTATTCGATGGGAATACTTTTTTATGACTTataaagaattaatttattttttggtaatcgaataaaaatttatttgggattaaaatatttgatatagAATTTTTTGAAGACCAAATCTAGTTTATTCTAATAATTTAAATCGTTAAATGATGGGCCCCCATTAAGAAGTTCACATTCCACAAACCATAGAAAATTTGAAaagaggaaaaataatggagaattCTTTGACACAAGCTCGTTCTCACAGCCACCACTTCCATTTCCACACCAATTGCTTCACAAAAACCATACATACAGAAACTAAGAGCAGCAAAAACAAaaccatctttttcttcttcaaaccTTCTTCAAAATTCCAATCCCTCACAACCCAAGCTCGCCTTGCTTCCTCTATCCACCCACTGTCGCCACCGCCACCATCCACCAACCATGCTGTTTGGGACTCAAAGCACACCACCCTTCTTGTGGAAGCTTACCATGTTCACCGTGGACTGGGAATCTTGCTCCGGAAACTTGATAGCATAGATGGTGACCCTCTTAGGATTCTTACTGAAGACGGTGATTGGCCCAAAGAATACTTTTGGGCTGTTGTCAAGTTCCTCAAGAATGCATCAAGGTTTTCGGAAATCCTTCAGGTTTGGGACTTCTGGGACCCCTATCACTTGCAGTTTCTtgtatttagtttatttatttatttatttatttattttttttttgacaaagttTGAAGCTTTGCGTAAAGCCGTAAatgttcttaaaatatttaattgaaaataatgtaatttggAGTCATAATGATTTATGGGTAATAAGTGAGAATATGATACGGTTCCTTATGTGACTACTGACTatgataaatttatgaaaaaGACAAAGTAATAAATCTATGAATTTTTAGGTGGGTAGTGCATTTAGTATGGATAAAACACTTGTGCATCATAGTAACTCATTCATTTGCTTGCTATGTATGTAAACTCTCCACTTATTTATGGATGAACTAAAATGAATTGATGTACACATGTAAATCTATTGTCAATGTCTGGAATCTATTTAATTGCCTTTTGATGTGTAAAAgggttttcttcttccttctttttggattaATATTTCATAGTTCCTTAGCATCTTGCAGTAATTGATTCCAGGGTATTTGTGAATAATAGGTATTTGACATGTGGAAGAACATTGAGAAATCCCGGATTAGTGAGTTAAACTATAACAAGATAATATCCCTGTTAGTTGAAGGAGGGATGATGGAAGGTGCCATGTCTACATTGCAAGAGATGAAAATTCATGGTCTCAAGCCTTCTTTGGACACCTACAATCCGATTATCCACGGTTTCTCCAGAGAAGGTAAATTTGGCGAAGCTTTGTGTTTTCTTGATGAGAtgaaagaatttgatttagagccAGACACGGAGACTTATGACGGATTAATACGAGCTTATGGTAAATTTAAAATGTATGATGAGTTTGGTAAGTGTGTGAAAAAGATGGAGTTGGATGGTTGTCCTCCTGATCATATCACTTATAATATACTTGTACAAGAGTATTCACATGGTGGGGTACTCGAAAGGATGGAAAAATTATATCAaagaatgattttgaaaagaATGCGTTTGCAATCTTCAACATTGATTGCAATGCTCGATGCTTACACCACATTTGGAATGGTTGAAAAGATGGAAATGTTTTATAGAAAATTGTTGAACTCAAAAACACGTCTAGATGATGATTTGATACGAAAAGTGGCTGAGGTTTATATCAAGAACTACATGTTTTCTAGGTTAGAGGACCTTGGATTAGATTTACGTTTAGCATTTGGTGAATCTGACCTTGTATGGTGTCTTCGCCTCCTATCTTATGCATGTCTTCTGAGTCGAAAAGGTATGGATATAATTGTTCAAGAAATGCAAGATGCCAAGGTTCATTAGAATGTTACCACTGCCAATATCATCATGCTGGCTTATGTGAAGATGAGAGATTTCAAGAGCTTGAGGATTTTGCTCTCGCTATTGCCAATGTATCGAGTGAAGCCTGATATAGTCACTGTTGGAATTGTATTCGATGCAAACAGAATCGGCTTTGATGGTAGTGGAACTTTAGAAGCATGGAGAAGAATGCGGTATCATTACCGAGTTGTAGAAATGGAAACAGATTCTCTGGTTCTTACTGCATTTGGTAAAGGCCATTTTCTAAAAAGCTGCGAAGAAATATACTCTTCCCTTCACCCAGAGTATAGAGAAAGGAAAACATGGACGTATCATGACCTTATTACTTTAGTATCAATGTATAGTGGCAAGTAACATTCATTGTATGAAAACAAAACAGATAACAAAAGAGATGGAGTATGTAAAACAGATAACAAAAGTTTCAATGTCTCGCATTATTGTTATTGTCCAGTTGGGATTAGGAGGTTGAAAAAAACACTTGTAACTAGCGGTTTAGGAATTGTAGATTTATCATACATTACATTACAATCAGCTCTGCAGCTTGTAATATTTTCCGTTTTCGGGTTGTTTCTCCCGGATTTAAAATGTATAACAAGAAAAAAGTATTTACACTCTTACAAGACATGTTTTCCTCTCCAACAATATGGGACGTTACATGGGCAGAAAAATGGTGATATGATACCAGGTAGTTTATGCATTTTCTTTGCCCATTATCATTTCTTCTATGTAAGGTAGTGCTTTGAAGGTAATaggttgtgtttttttttttgttggaccAAGGCAGGCTGGCATGCATCTCCATGCACCACAAATACTTGCAATCCCGCTACCACCTCCTAGACATGGGCCTGCACCTAGAGTATATAAGTGAGGTAGGGCTGCTTGTGCTCGCATTGGGACTAACACTAGTTAGTGTGATTATGTGAGgggcaatgatgatgatgaagatggcGATCATGAggtaaatacatatatatagaatCACTATGATACTTGGTAATGGAATTCCAAACATGCTTACCATTTTGAAACCTAAGCTATCTGCATCTATTATCTACAGTGAGGGTCCTCAAAAACGATTCTATTTCTTCTAAGAGCCTCTTGTTACCCACATGAAATCCCCATGAATCCATATCTATGTATGTCTCTGATGACATTAAATCAATGAGATAGCTGTAAACGTCTCCCAGATCATAAGGTGTGGTGAGGACCTGCTTTATTGGTTCAGACGGGAGACACTCGGAGTTTGTGTAAATGTGCTTTCTGCATTCCTGTAGACAATAGAAATGGCATAGCTATGACATCTAATCTAGTTGTGTAAAATGCACATATTTTAAACTTCATGCGAGTGTAATAAAGTTAACCCTAAATATAGAGCATATGTAGTTTAAACTTATAGACATAAAAATGGTAGTTACCTGGAGCATTTGACTTATAGTTGCAGTTTGCTCAGTACTTAAGAAGTCTGATTTGAGTAGTTCGTGAAGTAAAACCAGAGTTTCCGAGCTCAAACTACTTGCATCAATGCTATTAAGTATGCCAGATATGCATGAATTGTTAAACAGTATCTATATGTATGGCAGGTCTTTGAGTTTTAGCAAGTGACGGAGATGCTAAACGAGGAGATACCAAAGACGCTGTCATCTCTTCCATAATCATTCTGCACCAGTTGCTCTTTCCATGTAGTTTTGTTTGATTTTCCAGCTTTTCCCATCTCAGAAGCATTGACAGGCAAACGGCACAATTTGTAGCCACTCTCGCGTCATCATAAAAAACTAGGCCTTCCAATATACTCTTTATGGACATTAAGTACCCAACGGAGCATTTCAACTCTTCATGtgtattgtttatttgatttgataCTCTGTTAAACAACTCTAACAGGCTATAAGAAGCAATAATCTTGACCACAGGAGAACCAAAATGCAGAATTCTGCACAAATCATGGCAGTGGATGCCAATGAAGGGTAGGGGTTCTGCTGAATTTGTTAAAACAAAGAAGTTTTGCCAATCCACAACCCCTTGAACAGTGGCATGCAAACTAGAACAGAAAAATTAGCATCTAAAACATAATTGATGAAAAAAATATGTAATATTGAGGTCGATATGGTGACATTAATCAGAACGAAGAGGATATGTATAATTTATCATTTCATTATGCTGATACGAACTTTTATACCTTCTAATAGCGAAGTAATGAAGCAAAAGAACAAAGATTAATGTTTCTCCAGTGCTTGTTCCCTCATCATGGTCAACCAAAGCAGGTCCCTTTGATGCAGCAGCACAGACTGCAGTATTGACTACAGATATTATGCTAGTGTTGAAAAGAATAGTCTTTGATGCCTCTTCAAGTGCTTTACTGGTGGAAAGATGCAAAATCATGGAAAGAATACCAATTGCAAAGAGACTTTCATTACTTAAAACATCAGAATTTTCTGGTGGAATAAAATACTCCATCATCTGCAGAATCAGTAACATGCTGTTAGAACAATCACTGGACAAATCATAGTGTTACAAGTAGTTTGTTCACAAAAAAATGGTAGCATCAATGCACATTTGCATTCAACCCTTCTCTGACTGTGGTTTTGCTATTATATATTCCACTTCAATTTAGTTACTACATTTTAGACTCTCAATTCTAATATTTCAAAATCATTCTTGCAACAGATCCCCAGATTGTTGTTTTTGGCCTGTTACAGTGTTACCTATTCATATTATCATACTTTTCCAAATTCAAACATGAGCATCGCAATTCACAAGAGTTATGTTTTGCAGTCTAGATCCTTCAGGATTTTAAATGTAGAAGTTTGGCAAAATGACACCCATATGATCAGAACTCGATAATATTGTCATCATTTGATAGAGACTACACATGGAGGATCACTGACTATACTAAGTCTGATAAATAGCTAGGACTAGGAGTAAAGGGAACTAGAAAGTCCAGGttccaaaatccaaatccaaagcTAGCGTAAATTGCAAGGACTAAAATGATAAATTAACCAAACCAAAACTAGAATATCTAAACATGGTCATGATTAATTTATATAATCTCTAAACAACTTTAATACTCGAAACAAACTTTCTAACAATAGGAAGCAATGTGCCTAAGTATATACCTTCATGGTTACTGCAATCCAACTCTGATCAGCTGAAAGTGCTTCAGGATGCACTGAACTCAAAATGTTAAAAA contains:
- the LOC112771277 gene encoding pentatricopeptide repeat-containing protein At4g14190, chloroplastic, with translation MENSLTQARSHSHHFHFHTNCFTKTIHTETKSSKNKTIFFFFKPSSKFQSLTTQARLASSIHPLSPPPPSTNHAVWDSKHTTLLVEAYHVHRGLGILLRKLDSIDGDPLRILTEDGDWPKEYFWAVVKFLKNASRFSEILQVFDMWKNIEKSRISELNYNKIISLLVEGGMMEGAMSTLQEMKIHGLKPSLDTYNPIIHGFSREGKFGEALCFLDEMKEFDLEPDTETYDGLIRAYGKFKMYDEFGKCVKKMELDGCPPDHITYNILVQEYSHGGVLERMEKLYQRMILKRMRLQSSTLIAMLDAYTTFGMVEKMEMFYRKLLNSKTRLDDDLIRKVAEVYIKNYMFSRLEDLGLDLRLAFGESDLVWCLRLLSYACLLSRKGMDIIVQEMQDAKVH